The genomic region CGCGTCGGTGCGCAGGGCGACGAGCTCGGTGGTCTCGTTGTGCGGCAGCCAGATCTCGACGTCCTTCTCGCGCGCGGGCAGGCCGGTGAAGCGGACCGTACCGACCGGGCCCGCCGTGACCTCACCGTCCCAGGTGGCCATGTCGATCGTGAGGACGTTGCCGCCGGTCCCGGGGGCCTGGCCGGCCGGGCGGCCGTCGACGAGCAGGTCGTACAGGCCGTCCGGGCGGGGCGGGAAGCCGGCGTAGTCGCGCTTGGTGCGCAGCGTGTCCAGTTCGACGGCGGTCGCGGCGGTACGGAACGCCAGCCGTACGCCCGAGGGCTGGGCCTCGGCCATGGCCAGCTGGGCGTTGGTGTTCTGGGCGCGGGCCCGGGCGGGCAGCCGGTGCGGGAGCAGCCCGTGCTCGGTGCGCTCCACGTCGAGGGCGCCGCGCAGCAGGTCCGCCGTGAGGGGGGTGGTGATCCAGTCGTGCTCGGTGTGCATGGGTGTCAGCCTCGGGAGTCGGTGGGGGGTTCGGGCCAGTTGCGCAGCAGCGTGTCGAGGGCGTCGAGGATCCGGGCCCAGGTGACGTCGGTGTCGGGGGCGCTGTGGCTGAACCCGCCGCCCATCTCCAGGCTGACGTACCCGTGGAAGACGCTGCCCAGCAGCCGGACCGCGTGGGTCTGGTCCGGTTCCGTCAGGTCGTAGCCGCGCAGCAGCGCCCGGGTCATCTGCGCGTGCCGGACGCCGGCGCTCGCCGCCGCCGTCTGCGGGTCGAGTCGCAGTTGGGCGGCGGCGTAACGGCCGGGGTGCTCCCGGGCGTAGTCGCGGTAGACGTTCGCGAGGGCGGCCAGGGCTTCCTTGCCGGCCCGTCCCGCCAGGGCGTCGGCGGCCCGGTCGGCGAGTTCCGTGAGCGCGAGCAGGGCGATCCGGGTCCTGAGGTCCTGGGAGTTCTTCACGTGCGAGTACAGGCTCGCGACCTTGACGTCGAACCGGCGGGCGAGGGCCGAGACGGTCACCTGCTCGAAGCCGACCTCGTCGGCCAGCTCGGCACCTGCCCGGGTCAGGCGTTCCGGTGTCAGTCCTGCGCGTGCCATACGGCCACTCCCTTCTGCCAGAAAGAAGTGTGCATCTGCCTAAAAGCATTAGGCAAATCGGTTGCCGACTTAGGCGTCCTGGAGGGCACGCCGGGCGGGTGCCCGCAGCCTCCTGCCCCGCCTGGTCAGGCCCCAGGGCTTCAGCACGGAGATCACCGTCATGAAGACGTAGGCGGACAGCGAGACGACCGGCCCGAACAGGACGTCACCGGCATCGGGCAGGGGCCCGCCCGCGGCGACGGCGGTGACCGCGGAGTTCACCCCGGGGCGCAGGGCGAACACCGTGGCGGTGGTCGTGGCGAGGGTCAGCCAGAACTTCGTGCAGACCCATCGGTACCGGGCGAGTCCCCACGGCGTGCCCAGGGACAGCACCAGGCCGCTGAGCAGCGTGAGGAACGCGACGGGGAGCAGGAGCCGGTCGGCGAAGAGCTTCATGGCCCGGACGGACGCCTCCACGGTCACGGCGGACCCGGTGGTGGCCGCGGTGGCGCCGAGCGCGAGCAGCCCGAGCGTGAGCCCGAGCCAGCTCGCGGAGGCGATGACGTGGACGACGAGGACGGCCCGGCGCGCCGGGCGGCCGAGTTTCGGAATCGGGTGCGGCTTCTGCTTCGGCTTCACGCTGCCACCGTGCCGGGCGGGAGGTGGCGGAAGCGTCTCACGGCGGGAGTAAAGCGGCGTACTGGCGTCGGAGTACGGGCGGGGTGCCGGCAGTACTCGCCCGGCGTGACGGCCCGGCCCTGTCAGCACGGTCGTCTACCTTCACGGCATGACCGAGCCCTCCCACCTCGCCGCCGTCCGAGAGTCCTACGACACCGTCGCCGCCGACTACGCCCGACTCGTCAAGCAGCCGGCCGAGCTGGACCCGGTGTCGCGCGCGATGCTGGCCGCCTTCGCCGAGCTGGTACGGCCGCCGCACCCCGGGCCGGTGGCCGACCTGGGCTGCGGCCCGGGCAAGGTGACGGCACATCTGGCCGCCCTGGGAGTCTTGGTGTTCGGCGTGGACGTGTCGCCGGAGATGGTCCGACTGGCCCGGGCGGCGTACCCGGATCTCCGCTTCACCGTCGGCTCGATGACCGCGCTGGAGACCGGCAGCGGCGAACTCGGCGGCATCCTGGCGTACTTCTCCACCCACCACACCCCGCCGCAGTGGCTGCCGACCGTGTTCGCCGAGTTCCACCGCACCCTCGCGCCCGGCGGGCGGCTGATGCTGGCCGGCCCGGTGGGCAGCGGCGAGCACCTGCGCCCGTCGCACGCCTACGGCGACCACCCGGTGTCCTACGAGTCGTACCTGCTGCCGCCGGACCGCATCGCCGAACTGCTCCACCGGGCCGGGCTGGTCGTCACGACGCGGGTGGTGCAGGAGCCGGAGGAGGGGATCAAGCGGCGGACCGGCACGTTTCTGGCGTACAAGCCGCACTAACGGGAGACGGGGCCCCGCCGCTACCCGCCGTGCAGCCACACCCGCAGCGGACCGACCGGCTCGAAGCCGTACCGGACGGCGGTCTCCAGGTCGTCGCCGCTCTCGTAACCGACCACGGGCAGGCCGGGGAAGAGCCGGTCGAGCGCGTGCAGCACGACCGGCCAGGCCGCGTCTGGCCCGCCGTCCCGCCCGAAGACGTTGGAGACGCCGACGACGTGCGCGCTGCGGCAGGCCACCGCTCCGGCCACGACTCGCCCGTCACCGGACCGTCCCGCGATCACGGAGGTCTCCGGGTCGGCGAGCAGCCCGTCCGGGAAGAGGCCCGCGTGCCCGGCGCCGCCGTCCCAGGCCAGCGCCCAGGCGCGCAGTGTGCCGGGATCGCCCACCACGTCCCACGCGAGATCCGTCGGCCCGGGAGCGCGGGCGGGCGCGGCCGTACCGGCCGGACGGTGGATCCACTGGGCCTCGAAGAGCACCAGGAAACCGGCCCCCGTCAGATCGAGGTCGGCGAAGCTGTCCTTGACCGCGGCGCCGGGCGAGCCCATGTCGACGCGTGCCACGAGCGCGTCCGGGTCGGCGCCCGGCTCCAGCGTCACCGCGTCGGGGTAGTGGACC from Streptomyces chartreusis NRRL 3882 harbors:
- a CDS encoding TetR/AcrR family transcriptional regulator, with protein sequence MARAGLTPERLTRAGAELADEVGFEQVTVSALARRFDVKVASLYSHVKNSQDLRTRIALLALTELADRAADALAGRAGKEALAALANVYRDYAREHPGRYAAAQLRLDPQTAAASAGVRHAQMTRALLRGYDLTEPDQTHAVRLLGSVFHGYVSLEMGGGFSHSAPDTDVTWARILDALDTLLRNWPEPPTDSRG
- a CDS encoding class I SAM-dependent methyltransferase; this translates as MTEPSHLAAVRESYDTVAADYARLVKQPAELDPVSRAMLAAFAELVRPPHPGPVADLGCGPGKVTAHLAALGVLVFGVDVSPEMVRLARAAYPDLRFTVGSMTALETGSGELGGILAYFSTHHTPPQWLPTVFAEFHRTLAPGGRLMLAGPVGSGEHLRPSHAYGDHPVSYESYLLPPDRIAELLHRAGLVVTTRVVQEPEEGIKRRTGTFLAYKPH